The Candidatus Neomarinimicrobiota bacterium genome includes a window with the following:
- a CDS encoding T9SS type A sorting domain-containing protein, producing the protein MKKCYRGVFGVIILVLGLWIPAVGQTDLVLQNEINTDYVTYLDSLETVWLDQVTSVGGDTPETMKAHMGLALLGLAYTHVDGDTLVNDLEPVLNDAGDNFTSLLDTLTSTLTPFLTDPENPTALVDMLEEFFASGDYEAFRDSVDFYATQIELDMDEADWLLNRFFDAAGENLAQENFGAHLDSVARGTADFEFRMQIMGSAYEDTVFIFDRAFFTRMDSLAAEAEVWATHFEDGGNMIDAVMDDPDGDVMPGVNELRAGIVVMDEWVDSLKILLVKQPLAPLEADTAALSDFQDFLRETDALLAGEEYDFGPSAEAKTIKPLAILQNMPGRGLEDLYVDFYRAGDPAAYTFGGIFPSGLDSETRNLITADGVINADDGEEATADRLHQLRLVWRQEVNAAPEDPDAHLGLGLVELFDMVNLHADRYARAFDLLDQGRVDELVATFNWDSLDISDEMRSIDTHVSYYVESESPTHFILLEKYGDDDAGRYEIGANSDFGIVHVPVPQVVFVRANLQILGAGVGAIADGLKSMYTEMEDMFVMELDPSYLDFSDVESDSQLIRILEQSNPDFMTVTKYGVDKMHDIGADLAEGFGDVNDFFDSMEDLAIAMKPYETDFDMDGQIFIDDMAFMNDMTWSLHQDFAHPDSMVIIEDERVNLSAWFDDPPESFLRMWKNYVWGVDSTLGGLFPDRFKVDVSDELPTLPRKFVVYPAYPNPFNPVTTLSFDLPHKEQVSIGIFDLRGERVATLMNETMEPGRHHINWNAGQMPSGMYYARIRTGSQLNTVKLVLLK; encoded by the coding sequence ACTGTGGATTCCGGCGGTGGGACAGACGGATCTGGTCCTGCAGAATGAAATCAACACAGACTACGTGACATACCTGGACAGTTTGGAAACGGTTTGGCTGGACCAGGTGACCAGCGTCGGTGGTGATACTCCGGAAACGATGAAGGCACATATGGGGTTGGCGCTGTTGGGGCTAGCGTATACACACGTCGATGGTGACACGTTGGTCAACGACCTGGAGCCAGTACTGAACGATGCGGGAGACAATTTCACGAGTCTCCTGGATACGCTGACGAGTACACTAACTCCGTTTTTGACCGATCCTGAGAATCCGACGGCGCTTGTAGACATGCTGGAGGAGTTTTTCGCCTCCGGTGATTACGAGGCTTTTCGCGACTCCGTTGATTTCTACGCGACTCAGATTGAGCTAGATATGGATGAGGCAGACTGGCTGTTAAATCGCTTTTTTGATGCAGCCGGCGAAAACCTCGCCCAGGAAAATTTTGGGGCGCACCTTGATTCCGTTGCCCGGGGAACCGCTGATTTTGAATTTCGGATGCAAATCATGGGATCAGCCTACGAGGATACCGTTTTCATTTTTGATCGGGCGTTTTTTACGCGCATGGATTCCCTGGCCGCCGAGGCCGAAGTCTGGGCGACCCACTTTGAGGATGGCGGGAACATGATCGACGCGGTGATGGACGACCCAGACGGGGACGTGATGCCCGGTGTCAACGAACTGCGGGCAGGTATCGTGGTGATGGACGAATGGGTGGATTCCCTGAAGATTCTGCTGGTGAAACAGCCGCTTGCGCCGCTGGAGGCCGATACCGCCGCGTTGAGCGATTTTCAGGATTTTCTCCGGGAAACTGATGCGCTGCTCGCCGGTGAAGAGTACGACTTCGGACCGTCTGCAGAAGCGAAGACCATCAAGCCGCTGGCTATTCTGCAGAATATGCCCGGCAGGGGCCTGGAAGATCTCTATGTCGATTTCTATCGTGCGGGGGATCCGGCTGCGTACACCTTCGGCGGGATTTTCCCCAGCGGACTGGATAGCGAAACGCGGAATCTGATCACCGCAGACGGTGTCATTAACGCCGATGACGGCGAGGAGGCCACCGCCGATCGGTTGCACCAGTTACGTCTTGTCTGGAGGCAGGAAGTCAACGCGGCTCCGGAAGATCCGGACGCGCACCTGGGCCTGGGACTGGTGGAACTGTTCGATATGGTGAATCTCCATGCAGACCGCTACGCCAGGGCGTTCGATTTGCTTGATCAGGGTCGTGTGGATGAACTGGTGGCGACCTTCAACTGGGACAGTCTGGATATCAGTGACGAAATGCGGTCAATTGATACCCACGTCAGTTACTATGTGGAGTCGGAAAGTCCGACGCACTTTATTCTTCTGGAAAAATACGGCGACGATGACGCCGGCCGGTACGAAATTGGCGCGAACTCGGACTTCGGTATTGTGCATGTTCCGGTGCCCCAAGTGGTTTTTGTGCGGGCTAACCTACAGATATTGGGCGCCGGCGTGGGGGCCATTGCGGACGGGCTGAAATCCATGTATACAGAGATGGAGGATATGTTTGTGATGGAGCTTGATCCCTCCTATCTTGATTTCAGCGACGTGGAGAGCGACAGCCAGCTGATCCGAATCCTGGAGCAATCCAACCCGGATTTTATGACGGTTACAAAGTATGGGGTGGACAAAATGCACGATATCGGTGCAGACCTGGCAGAGGGCTTCGGGGACGTGAACGACTTCTTTGACAGCATGGAAGATTTGGCCATAGCCATGAAACCGTATGAAACGGACTTCGATATGGATGGGCAGATTTTCATCGATGATATGGCGTTTATGAATGATATGACATGGAGTCTTCACCAGGATTTTGCCCATCCGGACAGTATGGTGATTATCGAAGACGAGCGCGTGAATCTTTCCGCGTGGTTTGATGACCCACCGGAAAGTTTCCTCCGGATGTGGAAGAACTATGTCTGGGGCGTAGACAGCACCCTGGGCGGACTGTTCCCGGACCGGTTCAAGGTAGATGTAAGTGACGAACTGCCTACACTGCCACGGAAATTCGTCGTGTATCCGGCCTATCCGAATCCGTTTAATCCGGTGACCACGTTATCTTTCGACCTGCCCCACAAGGAACAGGTAAGCATTGGGATATTCGACCTCCGGGGCGAACGCGTCGCGACTCTGATGAACGAGACGATGGAGCCGGGACGACACCACATCAACTGGAATGCCGGTCAGATGCCGTCCGGGATGTACTATGCCAGGATCCGAACCGGTTCGCAGTTGAACACGGTGAAGCTGGTTCTGTTGAAATAA
- a CDS encoding TonB-dependent receptor encodes MGLYKRYIFIIGMILLLGYFTPTKAQVESYPQPPFLINIPTAGSLDRGSYATELRMMPEGGVLAGVDIGLTSQFMLGVSYGGSHIIGEDSVGWNPQPGVQVKYRLFDESMKFPAVAVGFNSQGYHEYIRSLDRYTLKSSGFYVALSKNYQFLGNLGLHAGANYSLENGDGDSDPNLFFGIDKDINREISLMVEYNAALNDNESGSGIQELGRGYGYLNAAVRWTFAQKFHIEFDVNNLLQNRQYGDSTPLPSRELKIVYIEYF; translated from the coding sequence ATGGGCTTGTACAAACGATATATTTTTATCATTGGAATGATTTTATTACTGGGCTATTTCACTCCAACGAAAGCCCAGGTGGAATCCTATCCCCAACCACCGTTCCTCATTAATATCCCAACTGCAGGGAGCCTGGATCGGGGTAGCTATGCCACCGAACTCCGGATGATGCCGGAAGGCGGCGTACTGGCCGGTGTGGATATCGGCTTGACGAGCCAGTTCATGCTGGGCGTCTCCTACGGCGGCTCCCACATCATTGGCGAAGATTCCGTCGGATGGAATCCCCAGCCCGGCGTTCAGGTGAAATACCGGTTGTTTGACGAATCTATGAAATTTCCGGCAGTGGCGGTCGGTTTCAATTCCCAGGGATACCACGAATATATCAGGAGTTTGGATCGGTACACCCTGAAGTCTTCCGGGTTTTATGTGGCGCTGAGCAAGAACTATCAGTTCCTCGGCAACCTGGGGTTGCATGCTGGCGCGAACTATTCGCTGGAAAATGGCGATGGTGACTCGGATCCCAACCTGTTTTTCGGCATTGACAAGGACATTAACCGTGAAATTTCCCTGATGGTGGAATACAACGCAGCGCTGAACGACAACGAAAGCGGCAGCGGTATCCAGGAGCTGGGCCGTGGTTACGGCTACCTGAACGCCGCCGTCCGGTGGACCTTTGCGCAAAAATTCCACATCGAGTTTGACGTGAACAACCTCCTGCAAAACCGGCAATACGGCGACTCCACTCCCCTGCCTAGCCGGGAGCTGAAGATCGTGTACATCGAATACTTTTAA
- a CDS encoding DUF423 domain-containing protein: MRKFHRAMVTIGAISAALAVIAGAFGAHTLRDILPPDRMSVFNTAVEYHFYHSLGLFAVAWTYTRWRSRYSKISGWSMFTGIILFSGSLYLLAFTGISWLGAITPFGGVAFIVGWIALAMAPKKRGRRE, from the coding sequence ATGCGAAAATTCCACAGAGCGATGGTGACCATTGGAGCGATTTCAGCGGCGCTGGCAGTCATCGCCGGCGCATTCGGGGCACATACACTTCGTGACATTCTCCCTCCGGATCGTATGTCCGTTTTTAATACCGCCGTCGAGTACCATTTTTACCATTCCCTTGGCCTATTCGCCGTGGCGTGGACCTACACCCGCTGGCGCAGCCGGTATTCCAAAATCAGCGGCTGGTCGATGTTTACAGGGATTATCCTGTTTTCCGGGAGCCTCTACCTGCTGGCATTTACCGGCATCTCCTGGCTTGGCGCCATAACGCCGTTCGGCGGCGTGGCGTTTATCGTCGGATGGATCGCCTTGGCGATGGCTCCAAAGAAGCGGGGGCGGCGGGAGTGA
- the uvrA gene encoding excinuclease ABC subunit UvrA: MSRRDKIIIKGAREHNLKNIDVELPRNKYIVITGLSGSGKSSLAFDTIYAEGQRRYVESLSAYARQFLGMMEKPDVDYIEGLSPAISIEQKSTSKNPRSTVGTVTEIYDYLRLLYARVGKPYCYNCGQPIQKQTVQQIVDSVLGFPEGAKIQVLAPVVRGRKGEYKDVFKEIKREGFLRVRVDGDIKEIDEDFSLDKNKKHEIEVVVDRLVVKDSIKDRLTDSLETALNIGSGLVLIDQVGEEEHIFSEHFSCPKCEISYEELSPRMFSFNSPYGACDVCDGLGTQMEIDPELVVPDHGKSLNKGAVKPIGVQPRGNWYSRILKSLSREYDFKFTTPWKKMSEDAKDAILYGTKGERITVEYTSDKARGEWNREFEGVIPNLQRRYKETSSGGVRNWIETYMRTLPCPGCDGGRIRKEATAVKINGTNLPDLTAKSIKEIADFFDPDNGGLKLTETQQKIARQIVKEIRERLRFLINVGLDYLTLDRGARTLSGGEAQRIRLATQIGSQLVGVLYILDEPTIGLHQRDNQRLINTLTHLRDIGNTVIVVEHDPETIESADVVVDLGKGAGEHGGNVVAMGTPEDVKKTEDSITGQFLSGKRKIKLPEERRNGSANEIFLKGARGNNLKEIDVSFPLGKFICVTGVSGSGKSTLVNETLYPALAKHFYDSSKQQPLPHSSLKGLDHVDKVIDIDQSPIGRTPRSNPATYSGAFTPIRDLYSDLPESKIRGYQPGRFSFNVKGGRCEECSGDGVKKIEMHFLPDVHVTCEACDGKRYNRETLEIKYKGKNISQVLDMTVTEALEFFHKVPKIRRKLKTLKDVGLGYITLGQQSTTLSGGEAQRVKLATELSKIGTGNTMYILDEPTTGLHFADIEMLLKVLNRLVDRGNTVIVIEHNLDVVKTADHIIDLGPEGGDNGGMVVVTGTPEEVAKHDTSYTGKFLSEILRNN; the protein is encoded by the coding sequence ATGTCCCGACGGGATAAAATAATTATCAAGGGCGCCCGGGAGCACAACCTCAAGAATATCGACGTGGAGCTCCCGCGGAATAAGTATATCGTCATCACCGGGCTCTCCGGATCCGGGAAATCGTCATTGGCGTTCGATACCATTTATGCAGAAGGTCAGCGTCGGTACGTGGAATCGCTTTCCGCGTACGCCCGGCAATTCCTCGGCATGATGGAAAAACCGGACGTGGATTACATCGAGGGGCTCTCGCCTGCTATCTCCATTGAGCAGAAATCCACATCGAAGAATCCCCGCTCCACAGTCGGCACAGTCACCGAAATTTACGATTATCTCCGTCTGCTCTACGCCCGGGTCGGTAAACCGTACTGCTATAATTGTGGTCAACCAATCCAGAAGCAGACCGTTCAGCAGATTGTGGACAGCGTCCTAGGTTTTCCCGAAGGTGCCAAGATCCAGGTGTTGGCGCCGGTGGTCCGCGGCCGCAAGGGCGAGTACAAGGATGTCTTCAAGGAGATCAAACGCGAGGGTTTCCTCCGCGTCCGCGTGGATGGTGACATTAAGGAAATCGACGAAGACTTCTCGCTGGATAAAAATAAAAAACACGAGATTGAGGTAGTCGTCGATCGCCTCGTGGTCAAGGATTCCATCAAGGATCGACTCACTGATTCTCTGGAAACAGCACTGAATATAGGCTCCGGACTGGTACTCATCGACCAGGTCGGCGAGGAGGAGCATATCTTCAGCGAGCACTTTTCGTGTCCCAAGTGCGAAATCAGCTACGAAGAGCTCTCTCCACGGATGTTCTCCTTCAACAGCCCCTACGGCGCCTGCGATGTCTGCGACGGTCTGGGGACACAGATGGAGATCGATCCGGAATTGGTAGTGCCGGATCACGGTAAGAGCCTGAACAAGGGCGCCGTGAAGCCGATTGGCGTCCAACCCCGGGGCAACTGGTACTCGCGGATCCTGAAGAGCCTCTCCCGGGAGTACGATTTCAAGTTTACTACGCCCTGGAAAAAAATGTCCGAAGATGCCAAAGATGCCATCCTGTACGGCACCAAGGGCGAGCGAATTACCGTGGAGTACACGTCCGACAAAGCCCGCGGCGAGTGGAACCGGGAGTTCGAGGGCGTGATTCCGAATTTGCAACGACGCTATAAGGAGACTTCGTCCGGTGGGGTCCGGAACTGGATCGAGACCTACATGCGGACGTTGCCGTGTCCCGGTTGCGACGGCGGGCGGATCCGGAAGGAGGCGACGGCTGTTAAAATTAACGGGACGAATCTTCCCGACCTCACGGCAAAGTCGATCAAGGAAATTGCGGACTTTTTTGATCCGGATAACGGCGGGCTGAAACTTACCGAGACACAGCAGAAAATCGCCAGGCAGATCGTGAAAGAGATCCGGGAACGGCTCCGGTTTCTCATCAATGTGGGGTTAGATTACCTGACGCTGGATCGCGGCGCCAGGACTCTCTCCGGTGGGGAGGCCCAGCGGATCCGCCTGGCAACGCAGATCGGATCGCAATTGGTCGGTGTGCTGTATATCCTGGATGAGCCAACTATCGGCCTGCACCAGCGGGACAACCAGCGGCTCATCAATACGCTGACCCATCTCCGGGATATCGGGAATACGGTCATCGTGGTGGAGCACGATCCGGAGACAATAGAATCGGCCGATGTCGTAGTGGACCTTGGCAAGGGGGCCGGCGAACACGGCGGCAATGTTGTGGCCATGGGAACGCCGGAGGACGTCAAAAAGACGGAAGATTCCATCACCGGGCAGTTCCTTTCCGGCAAACGGAAAATCAAATTGCCGGAGGAGCGCCGGAACGGGTCTGCTAACGAAATTTTCCTGAAGGGCGCCCGTGGCAACAACCTGAAGGAGATCGATGTTTCATTCCCCCTGGGGAAATTTATCTGTGTTACAGGCGTTTCAGGTTCAGGGAAGAGCACCCTGGTGAACGAGACGCTGTATCCCGCGCTGGCAAAGCATTTTTACGACAGCAGCAAGCAACAGCCGCTGCCGCACAGCAGCCTCAAAGGGCTTGACCACGTGGATAAGGTCATCGACATCGACCAGTCACCCATCGGACGGACGCCACGATCCAATCCCGCGACCTACAGCGGCGCATTCACGCCGATCCGGGATTTGTACAGTGATCTGCCAGAGTCGAAAATCCGGGGCTACCAGCCGGGGCGATTCAGCTTTAATGTAAAGGGCGGCCGGTGCGAGGAGTGCTCCGGAGACGGCGTGAAAAAAATTGAGATGCACTTTTTACCGGACGTCCACGTGACCTGTGAAGCCTGCGACGGCAAGCGATATAATCGGGAAACCCTGGAGATCAAATATAAGGGCAAGAACATCAGCCAGGTGCTGGATATGACCGTGACCGAGGCGCTGGAGTTCTTCCACAAAGTACCGAAGATCCGACGGAAGCTGAAGACACTGAAGGACGTGGGCCTTGGGTACATCACCCTGGGACAGCAGTCCACCACGCTCTCCGGCGGTGAGGCACAGCGCGTCAAGCTGGCCACCGAACTCAGCAAGATCGGCACCGGTAATACCATGTACATCCTGGATGAACCGACCACGGGACTGCACTTTGCCGATATCGAGATGTTGTTAAAGGTATTGAATCGCCTGGTGGACCGCGGAAATACCGTCATCGTCATCGAGCATAACCTGGACGTGGTAAAAACCGCGGATCACATTATCGACCTCGGGCCGGAGGGTGGTGACAACGGCGGGATGGTTGTGGTAACCGGGACCCCGGAGGAAGTAGCGAAACATGATACCTCGTACACAGGAAAATTTTTATCTGAGATATTGAGAAATAATTAA
- the ruvB gene encoding Holliday junction branch migration DNA helicase RuvB, translating into MRSEATQPEVLEEEREFDSSLRPTTFDDFVGQKKVVDNLKVFIQAAAERNEALDHLLLFGPPGLGKTTLAHIVAHQLGVQIKVSSGPVLERAGDLAGLLTKLGPRDVLFIDEIHRLNNVVEEYLYSAMEDYSIDILIDKGPNARSVQLSLEPFTLIGATTRAGLLTSPMRDRFGVVSRMDYYSAKELFKIVKRSARILDVGIEEEGAMEIARRSRGTPRICNRLLRRIRDFAQVKADNVITRPVARESLEQLEVDEFGLDEMDKRILEVLVSKFDGGPVGLNSLSVAVGEESDTIEEVYEPFLIKEGFIQRTSRGRKATPLTYEHFNQNSDKRSTQEGLFS; encoded by the coding sequence ATGCGTTCCGAAGCCACTCAACCGGAGGTCCTGGAGGAAGAACGGGAATTTGATTCCTCGCTTCGCCCGACCACTTTTGACGATTTCGTCGGACAGAAGAAGGTCGTGGACAACCTGAAGGTGTTTATACAGGCAGCGGCCGAGCGGAATGAAGCGCTGGATCACCTGCTGCTGTTCGGTCCGCCGGGACTGGGAAAAACCACGCTGGCGCATATTGTCGCCCATCAGCTGGGTGTGCAGATTAAGGTCTCCTCCGGACCGGTGCTGGAACGTGCGGGCGATCTTGCGGGACTGTTAACGAAGCTCGGTCCCAGAGATGTCCTGTTTATCGACGAAATCCATCGCCTGAACAATGTGGTGGAGGAATATCTCTATTCTGCCATGGAAGACTACAGCATCGATATCCTGATCGACAAGGGACCGAATGCCCGGAGCGTACAGCTTTCTCTGGAACCGTTTACGCTGATTGGCGCCACCACGAGAGCCGGACTGCTGACTTCGCCAATGCGGGATCGGTTCGGTGTGGTCTCAAGGATGGATTATTATTCGGCCAAAGAACTCTTTAAAATCGTGAAGCGCTCCGCAAGGATCTTGGACGTGGGGATCGAAGAGGAAGGCGCTATGGAAATCGCACGACGTTCCCGGGGCACCCCGCGGATTTGTAATCGGCTGCTCCGGCGTATCAGGGATTTTGCCCAGGTCAAGGCGGATAACGTAATTACCAGGCCGGTGGCCAGGGAATCCCTGGAACAATTGGAAGTGGATGAATTTGGACTGGACGAAATGGACAAACGAATACTGGAGGTGTTGGTGTCCAAATTCGATGGTGGTCCGGTCGGTTTGAACAGCCTCTCTGTCGCCGTGGGCGAAGAGAGCGATACCATCGAAGAAGTGTACGAACCGTTCCTGATCAAGGAAGGATTTATTCAGCGCACGTCCCGGGGGCGGAAAGCAACCCCGCTGACGTACGAGCACTTCAACCAGAACTCCGACAAGCGTTCCACACAAGAAGGACTCTTCTCATGA
- the queA gene encoding tRNA preQ1(34) S-adenosylmethionine ribosyltransferase-isomerase QueA, with product MTTTNSVDPILQSDKAQLEDFDYELPEDKIAQYPVEPRDSSRLMVVNRSTDTLEHKVFTDVIDYLDEGDVLVLNETRVFPSRLIAVKDQTDAKVEVFLLRELETNIWEVLVNPARKVRIGNKLTVTEELQCDVIDNTISGGRVVRFLYDGDDFYDIIQEIGQAPLPPYIDRDPEPKDKETYQTVFAENRGAVAAPTAGLHFTEDLLNKIQKKGVKLARVTLHIGLGTFRPVTVGDLNRHRMHSENYQISVDAANTINAARDAGKRVIAVGTSSVRVLETSHLAGKKVVPGEGWTDLFIYPPYDYRIVDGMVTNFHQPQSTLIMLVSAFHTTDGIIDAYQTALDEGYRFLSYGDAMLLI from the coding sequence ATGACAACTACAAACAGTGTTGATCCCATATTACAAAGTGATAAAGCCCAGCTGGAAGATTTCGATTACGAACTTCCGGAGGATAAAATTGCCCAGTACCCAGTAGAGCCCAGGGATAGCTCCCGGCTTATGGTGGTGAACCGCAGCACCGACACGCTGGAACACAAGGTGTTTACGGATGTCATCGATTACCTGGACGAGGGCGATGTGCTGGTGCTGAACGAAACCCGGGTATTCCCATCCCGGCTGATCGCCGTGAAGGATCAGACCGACGCCAAGGTGGAGGTCTTCCTCCTTCGGGAGCTGGAAACCAACATCTGGGAAGTCTTGGTGAATCCGGCGCGGAAAGTCCGTATCGGCAACAAGCTGACCGTCACCGAGGAACTCCAGTGTGACGTCATCGACAACACCATCTCCGGCGGACGGGTCGTCCGCTTCCTGTATGACGGCGACGATTTCTATGATATCATCCAGGAAATTGGCCAGGCGCCGCTGCCGCCGTATATCGATCGGGACCCGGAGCCTAAGGATAAGGAGACCTACCAGACGGTCTTTGCAGAGAATCGGGGGGCCGTGGCCGCGCCGACAGCCGGTCTGCACTTTACCGAAGACTTGCTGAATAAGATACAGAAAAAGGGCGTGAAACTGGCGCGGGTAACCTTGCACATTGGGTTGGGAACGTTCCGTCCGGTCACCGTCGGCGATCTCAATCGTCACCGGATGCACTCCGAGAACTACCAGATTTCCGTGGATGCCGCAAATACAATCAATGCGGCCAGAGATGCCGGCAAGCGCGTCATCGCCGTGGGGACCTCCAGCGTACGCGTGCTGGAGACGTCTCATTTGGCCGGGAAAAAGGTGGTGCCCGGCGAGGGCTGGACCGACCTGTTTATCTATCCGCCGTACGACTATCGTATCGTAGACGGAATGGTCACCAACTTTCATCAGCCGCAATCCACGTTGATTATGCTGGTAAGCGCATTCCACACCACTGACGGTATTATCGATGCGTATCAGACGGCGTTGGACGAAGGCTATCGCTTCCTGAGCTACGGCGATGCCATGTTGCTGATTTAA
- the ispD gene encoding 2-C-methyl-D-erythritol 4-phosphate cytidylyltransferase codes for MTSTQQTPVIAVIPAAGSGTRLQPALGQPKQFALLSGTPVLTHTLQVFQRCESIDGIVISTHQDYIDRIQQDIIRPYGISKVVKVIPGGETRQDSVRNGLDAVEEVCPEIAVVHDAARPFVTPEIITASVETAREFGGCIVGIPVVDTIKQVSEHRIKCTVDRSKLWAAQTPQTFQYNLLLRAFDEANQSGFQGTDEAMLVERLGESVRIIEGSGRNMKITTPEDFAMAEALMTQSKTSEPA; via the coding sequence ATGACCTCCACCCAGCAAACACCAGTTATTGCCGTGATTCCCGCTGCTGGTTCCGGCACACGATTGCAACCGGCGCTGGGCCAGCCAAAACAATTTGCTCTGCTGTCGGGTACTCCGGTTCTGACACATACCCTGCAAGTATTCCAAAGATGTGAGTCTATTGACGGCATCGTCATTTCCACTCACCAGGATTATATCGATCGCATCCAACAAGACATCATCAGACCGTACGGAATTTCTAAAGTGGTGAAAGTCATACCTGGCGGGGAGACCAGACAGGACTCGGTTCGGAACGGATTGGATGCTGTCGAAGAAGTCTGCCCGGAAATAGCCGTCGTGCATGACGCCGCCCGGCCATTCGTGACGCCGGAGATCATTACGGCATCGGTGGAGACGGCGCGAGAGTTTGGCGGCTGTATCGTTGGAATTCCGGTGGTGGATACTATTAAACAGGTATCCGAGCACAGAATTAAGTGCACCGTTGACCGCAGTAAGCTCTGGGCGGCGCAGACACCGCAGACGTTTCAATATAACCTATTGTTGCGGGCATTTGATGAGGCGAATCAATCGGGATTTCAGGGAACGGACGAGGCGATGTTAGTGGAGCGTCTCGGAGAATCCGTTCGAATCATTGAAGGGTCCGGGCGAAATATGAAGATCACCACGCCGGAGGATTTTGCAATGGCTGAGGCGCTGATGACTCAAAGTAAAACGTCGGAGCCGGCGTGA
- the ispF gene encoding 2-C-methyl-D-erythritol 2,4-cyclodiphosphate synthase, with protein sequence MTVRVGIGYDVHQLVPERDLVLGGVTIPSDKGVLGHSDGDVLTHAIADALLGAANLGDIGEHFPSSDDNIAGISSLEILKKIRQKILNTGYEIGNIDATIVLQEPKIAGYLPQIKANLSEILTIEQSLISIKATTTDHLGFAGRGEGAAAMCVASLRK encoded by the coding sequence GTGACCGTCCGTGTCGGCATCGGATACGACGTACACCAGTTGGTGCCTGAGCGGGATCTTGTTCTGGGCGGCGTTACTATTCCAAGCGATAAGGGCGTACTTGGCCACTCCGACGGCGACGTTCTCACCCATGCCATCGCCGATGCGTTGCTTGGCGCCGCGAACCTGGGTGATATCGGTGAGCATTTTCCCTCCTCCGACGATAATATCGCCGGCATCTCCAGCCTGGAAATCTTAAAAAAAATCCGCCAAAAAATCTTAAATACCGGCTACGAAATTGGAAATATTGATGCCACCATCGTACTGCAGGAACCGAAAATCGCCGGATATCTTCCCCAAATTAAAGCCAATCTTTCCGAAATTCTCACAATTGAACAATCACTTATATCAATCAAGGCAACCACTACCGATCATCTCGGCTTCGCCGGCCGCGGCGAGGGTGCGGCTGCCATGTGTGTAGCGAGTCTCAGAAAATAA
- a CDS encoding DedA family protein, with protein sequence MDELQLFLLEVSPIYAYSLLFITTALENLFPPFPGDTVTVIAAYLVGRDSLGIWWTYIITTAGSLVGFLVLYGVGLRFGRGYFYRKDFKYFGKSTIQEVEQLFDRWGILIIAVNRFLSGLRAVISLVAGIAEYDWRVVTGLGFISCVLWNGALIYAGSRVGENWETVLFYIRQYNVAVFIIVGAAVLFWGYFHLYLPVKAANRGEEKKR encoded by the coding sequence ATGGACGAACTCCAGCTGTTTCTCCTTGAGGTTTCGCCGATCTACGCGTATAGCCTGCTCTTTATTACCACCGCGCTCGAAAACCTCTTTCCCCCGTTTCCCGGAGATACCGTTACGGTAATCGCGGCGTACCTGGTCGGCCGGGATTCTCTGGGCATCTGGTGGACATATATCATTACAACTGCCGGAAGTTTGGTCGGGTTTTTGGTGTTGTACGGCGTCGGACTGCGGTTCGGCCGGGGATACTTTTATCGCAAAGATTTCAAATATTTCGGCAAATCCACGATTCAGGAAGTGGAGCAGCTGTTCGACCGATGGGGTATTCTGATTATCGCCGTCAACAGGTTCCTGTCCGGCTTACGTGCGGTGATTTCCCTGGTGGCCGGTATCGCCGAGTACGACTGGCGCGTGGTCACCGGACTGGGATTCATCAGCTGCGTGCTCTGGAACGGCGCCCTGATTTACGCCGGCAGCCGGGTCGGCGAAAACTGGGAGACGGTGTTGTTTTATATCCGCCAATACAATGTAGCGGTGTTCATCATCGTTGGAGCTGCGGTGTTGTTTTGGGGATATTTTCATTTGTATCTGCCGGTGAAGGCAGCCAACAGAGGTGAAGAGAAAAAGAGGTAA